ttagttttaaagttattgccctttgttaattttcatgcttaaagttttgtccagggtatatcttgaagaatataagaggtatcaacttgaaacttcatagctagatagatctcattgagggcaagtgcagtgcacaagaaccgttactcttgctgccatatttttagagttattgccctttgttaattttcttgcttaggttttgtccgtggcatatctcgaaaactataggaggtttcaacctgaaacttattccgtaggtatatctgattgagggttcaaatgccacctacacttgaaagttaaatggcaacatcattgtctataaatgaataaaatgccaatctaacagctataatgtcgacagtaaataattcgtcaggcgacacatccgactcgcggagttctagtatatacaaagaagggacaaatttatgtgaggtataatattaaataatagaCTTGAAAAggtcattttttatattcacaatttaagggccataactcaagtTCCTGAAGTGGGTTATCAAACTAATCATGATGAACAATTGAACCaagtttggttaaaaaaaagGATGATGAAAAGTGAGCAAgctatttatattcaaatttcatAAAGGCATACCGGggtatacattttctttttccatGGCAGATAGTTACTTCGCAACACAACCTTTtgtacatacattatatttatttaaacaaaataacaaataacatattCATCACAACCACAAATCATCATCATGTTTTGTATAAgaattcaatgtttatacatgtGCTAAATCCAAGCCTTTTATCCCCTTGCGATACCTTTGTCCAGCAAAGGGCTTCCACTGTTTgatcttttttcaaatgtgtgCCCGTAAATTGATATACATTATTCAGAAAGTTAACAATGAaattaacgacatcgttgtagTACATTTCCATAACTTTTTTGTCTGCTTCTTGAGTTCAACTTGGACCCCTATTATTTGGAATGAGCCATTCTTTCTTTGATAATTACAAACTAGATACCCCCACATTCTTTGCAATCAAACATactaaaagttttaaattatttttttctttacaacCACACTTAGCTTCCCTCTTAAATGTTATGTTCATCATTTATAATCATCCTAATTCCCCTTCTTTGAAATTGACAAGACCACTCTAGTCCAATTTTTGTACCCTTACATCACCATTTAGTGTTGGGCATTTTAGGCATAAACAGGGCAGGGTGTTGCAAATAGGTACAGGGTGTTACAGGAGAAAAAGGGCACATTACCCACCCCCTCAAAACAATGTTAAGTTAACCTAACTCCCCTTCTTTGAAATGTACAACACCACCCAAGTTCAATTTGTCTTTGCTTTCTTCACAACCACCCTGTCCCCCTTCATTTCCGCAGATAGACCCATCTCATCCAGTAGAGCCTGATTATTGGCCATGCCCTCAAGACGCAGGGCTCGGATGTACGCCCGGTTCTCCTCGTTCCCCTCAGTCAAATTATGGGCTGCAAACACCGCCCACTGGCATATGACTGGTGAATGGTTAAGGACAACATTGTAGAATAATAGACACAATACTGGAATATAATTATGGGACTGTCATACAGaagtaatttaaatgaaaatagtaCATTCTCTgtaaattcaacaatttccttATTGTTTTATTCCCCTTGAAAATAGTGTTATGCTCAATGAGATTCTGATGCTtcatgtgatatatttaattataattattacctttataaaatgttttctattctgtttatgtatttttggaATGGCCCTCttatattgaacaaataaaacatggGAACTTAAaagattgttaaaataaaaacacaattttaaagcattagtttttccaaaaaatataacaattccaATTTTCCAAATGTAACAATTTAGTGatctatttttgaaatgttttataattttaaagatgaTTTCTTATTATGGCCCAAGATTTTTATTATTCCACAGGTGGAAAGTTGTTTGCTTTATAATGTTAAttctgcaaaaaatatttaaaacaaaacaaaaataataacaccattttaaagcattagtattttatatatgttatatattcaCACCTACATGTAGCTAGGCAACCCAGATTTGATTCCTAGGTACATGaatgtttggtttgtggtcaccagaccagacaagtgggtttcctttGGGTACTCTGGTTCCCATTTTGcttaacatcgtgccaacaagagtaataaatataatgttgtaataacttttttaacaattgttgtataataaataattttacaggtaaatatatatttcaaaaatattcttttttatacgATTCCAGAATTTAATCCAACACTACTGAATGCAGAAGATAATTGATCAATGTCAAAAATGTAATGAATGAAATCTCGATCCTTACTGCATTTGGCATTGAAAGTTCCTTCTGCTGAATTACAGGCactaaaattaagaaatattacacacaactgagggtcatatgatgGCCCTAGAAGATGAATACGGACAGAGGCATAAGCCTAGGTCCATTCACCAttgggggctgactggccggtccttattatgtcatatggcccgaagttgtgtgttatatttcttacatCGTACTGAACACTTGATAttaccattttcattttttaaagcgCTTTTGATgcgttttattgaacaaagctaataatgtttatttccaaattgtTTTCCCCTTTGTGGAAATCGCAAGCAGTACTCATCCGTTTTATTATGTCAgaggtccatattatatttttttgtgagGTCAGGACCgcccaaaaatatgaaatgacccgctgacgtcataaaaactggatttttattaaaatacagtgatatacggaccgataaTTAcactttatatacataaaacaaagaagagatgcatttatttaaggtataatatataacatttcttttgtatATATCAAGGATACAGGGATTTCGGGCATCGATGGTggtcttgtttaaaataagagGAATCGCGTCCAGCTCTCGAACCTACAATTTAAAcacaactattttaacaaaatggccACAGTACCACAAAACCTACACAATTAActcaataatttaaacaaaactagcCTCCATTAACTTACTATGCAAAATCAAAAActcaatcatttaaacaaatctgCCCATATCATAAACCGACTCGGCAAATTCTCAATCTGAAACCATTTTACCTCAAAGCAGAATTTTAACATccttattatacatttttctctttttcaaaAGCACATTTTCTCACAGATTATGAAATTATTGCAAGACAtttaaattatgtcattaattaTGCATGAAATTGAAATCCAAATCATTATTCCTAAGCAGTAACTCATGTACTTTTTTTCCTGAAGATTAAATTTCCTTTAGAATATTTacgaaatattttatgaacaataatTCTATGGGGAAgtgcactttaaaaaaaaaggaaaacataagAGATTTGCTCTTACGTGATAAAATGAATTGAAGTTGATATCAGAGTTAGAATTTAAGATACAATTgcaagagaaaaagaaaattgacaaaaacttacataaaactGATATCGTTGAAtaaaacacattgaatcttattTACTGATGTGTCACATTTTAAATAGGTTAACACAGCTGAGACAGcgccaaatattttttttatcatttaaagtgATGTATCCATTGCTTCATACTAGTTTttttttgctgatttttttcTAGTCCATTTAACAGCCTTGTTCacagatttttaaattgagTCATTTTACTTACTTTCATGAACAGCAACTGTCAGAATTTAGTAATTCCAAGGCTATAAGTATTTAATTTCCAACTACTGACTTTCAGCAAAATCTTCtgttatattttgcaaaaatgattaaaaatagaGAGCTTTACATACTCTATTTTACATATCATTTGAtcttttgttgatgttttatcattgctttTGAAGAAACAGGCATGTTATCAAACTAAATGTGCATTGTCTTTTGTTCGCCtttcacacaaaataaaaaaaattgagccCTAAAGATGTTAAAGAATCCCTTTACTACTACATGAATTGTGTAGAACTTTATATCTACTCTTGTTGAAAACACTGAGAAATACATTTGTTGAAAACTTAGTCTAAAAAAACGatatttttctcccacctcagataaatagatccattaatttaaccaagctagaaattcttatcttgcccacgggagaagataaaatgcccgtatggaacttcttttaatggtcaccacattgtaattacctcccttgttgaagactgtcatcTGTAGCGTCTGTTTGAAGTGCATCATGGAAACCtggtcttgtggcaatatttagaacgctagttaattatttcttgcttcaaatgtcaccagaaaacagttttcacgcacctttcaagaaataatgcttcactcttcttagaactatttaaagaccgatcagacaatttacatactctgaatcactgcgcatatatccatgacaaccacgaattatcgcatatccatacgcaattattttcactaggcacaaaagagttccagcaaaaaaatacatttttacttaattttgtttaactgaggtgggagaaaaagcatctatcatagccgctcgtgtaagataggttcatcccgaccctcgcgcagggtgttttgcagaaactcggtaaacctcgtttccgcaaaacaccctacgctcgggtcggaatgaacctatcttacactctcggccatggaagatacttataatcttcttAATATAGATCTACCGGTATAATGTGTTAAGTTTATACTCATTTATTTTGAAGACAGCTGGTATGAATCACTCTGAAGACCATTTCTTGGCATTAAAGCCACAGCCTCTCGTGAgtgaggcggacacctttacaACTAAAAAATCCTACTTTGAAGGGGTTTCAGCAATCTTTGCCTCCATCAGATTATAATGTATTAAACAGGAAATGATGTCATGAACAGGAACTGATGTCATCAACTTCTAACTTCTAACAGATGCAAAAGCCAAATACCATATTTTGGTTGTGTGTATttctgtacacaagattggctaCCAGTTGTATCAAGTCCCGCTTGAGTCCGTATACAGGGTGGTCTGTATTAACCTCTGACCCCCGGGATATCTTGTCCACGGGAGAAAATACCCCACCCTCCTGGGAGCCCAGATCTTCAATGTCACTAAGCAGCTCTGTAAATGAAGATTATAGTGAAACAAATTGAATCCAAAGGAAACTAAATGAATGTATTagtaaaacattacaaatgaATACCAAAAGGGACTAGATACCAGAtgatacatttgcaagaaaaaaaaaattgtctcaCAGTTACATAAAATTGCCATTATTGAGTACAACGCAGTGAAtctacttactgatgtatcatgTTGCTTACGAAAAATGTATCTTTCGCAATTTTGGAAttttttacaattcaaaatttCTAAGGTTGTCTACCATGCAAATCCCATTAAGTTTAGAAATAGAATGGGTATATTTATCTTGACTCATAAACAGGTATGATTTAAACTgagaaaccattatgcgctatttctggggaaactcagatgagacagcaacatgattgctGCGCtaattcttttaatcatgtaaaatgatgtataatcAGCTTCCTTCTGGTTTGCATTGACAATTTCAGCCTGTTCAGAGGAAATACggtatttgccaatttttggaccatctggtgtctagtccatTTAATAACTAAGGAATGCAATGGTGTGATGGTTACAATCAACAACAAGGGATACAATCTCATAGATAagtgtaatatttcttttatttaatatctttaaattatttttcttaataaaagtttaatgtttataacctTTTAAATTGACGAAAAACATCTAATTTTGACAGTTGATTTGCTCAGACATACAAGGCTACTGCATGATACAGAATCAGAAAACAGTGTTATGCGGAAATTCTGTCTGGGTTTCaagattttatgtttaaatattgcaatattttagaCGAAAATTAAAATggcatgaaatatatcaaagtaAAATGGCGCCAAGGACTGGTTGTCTTTGGCTCTCCGACCATAAGTTATTTGAGTAGATTGGTATTCCCGATATACAAGTAAATTATAAGACTTACTTATTGCTGTAGTCAGAAGCTGGTCATTATCCTGAAGGGTGGCGTACATTTGGTGAAGTGCTGTGGCCAAGCATAGACACTCAAGTTCCTTTACGATACACAGCACCTATAATACAAATACCGTTCTTTTACGATACACAGCACCTGTAAAACGAACAACATTCCTTTACTTTACACAGCACCTGTAATACAAACAACATTCCTTTACGATACACAGCACCTGTAATACAAACAACATTCCTTTACGATACACAGCACCTGTAATACAAACAACATTCCTTTACGATACACAGCACCTGTAATACAAACAACATTCCTTTACGATACACAGCACCTGTAATACAAACAACATTCCTTTACTATACACAGCACCTGTAAAATGAACAACATTCCTTTACGATACCCAGCACCTGTAATACAAACAACATTCCTTTACGATACACAGCACCTGTAATACAAACAACATTCCTTTACGATACACAGCACCTGTAATACAAACAACATTCCTTTACGATACACAGCACCTGTAATACAAACAACATTCCTTTACGATACACAGCACCTGTAATACAAACAACATTCCTTTACGATACACAGCACCTGTAATACAAACAACATTCCTTTACGATACACAGCACCTGTAATACAAACAACATTCCTTTACTATACACAGCACCTGTAAAACGAACAACATTCCTTTACGATACCCAGCACCTGTAATACAAACAACATTCCTTTACGATACACAGCACCTGTAAAACGAACAACATTCCTTTACGATACACAGCACCTGTAATACAAACAACATTCCTTTACGATACCCAGCACCTGTAATACAAACAACATTCCTTTATGATACACAGCCCCTGTAAAACGAACAACGTACACATTTTACAATACCTTATCTTCGGCTGAATGAGTTGATGCAAGCTCTGGTATGAGGCTGTGTTGGTGAACAAAATCAGCAGCCAGGAAGAGCAGGTTTGAAATGTGTGGGGGTTGATGGGCAGGGGGGTCCGCACCCCCTCCTCCTCCACCTGGGGAACCGTCAGACAAGCGACCCAAAATGCTGAGAGACACCTCCAACGCTAAAAGTctgcaatgaaaaaaatatcatgtgaATAACTGTTAGGATGTATAGCTGTGAgactaatatttacacctccacttccattccttaaatgaactgcctttcggcattgcgttcatcaatcgatgaacgcaacatcttcggatatgttcggatcgcaattcatcgcataacaatataaatgaaaacttttgatcttgttattgtttgtattgtgtccgCAGGTCCTGTAAAATATAagtcaacattttagaaagtgctaagttattatattttaaacattttgttgccaaaagtgtctcaattttatgtttaaaagcgatttcaagtggttgatctgtTCCTGGGTTATTGTgacatcaattaaaaaaaaatgtttccggtaacagtcaagtcatcctatttacagaatgggtaagaaaggaacACTGAAAGGTAAtccaaaatgaaatgaagtattttttttaacgtttcttgaataaaataatgaacttttggtgtaaatataaggaatgaattgcggggttgatgtcattattggggatatgaacgcaattgggctggtcaaagtacgcgtggagtccttcgtactccacacacttagaccagcccaattgcgttcataccccgataatgacatcaaccccacaattcattccttaagtggACTGTTGTGTAGTCTTTATACAAAGAAATTAGCCCCTAAAACAAGTCATAAAAGTACTTGCAAGGccacataataataaatgatacacAATTATTAAGTAAGATCTTGAATGACAAGAGCTGTTATAGGACAGTATTCGACTATACGCtttgtaatatgtgcctgtcaaaagaaatacaaaaaaataccaattaaaACGTAAACAAGAAACTTCTCAATGTgtcgaaaccaggttttcaataattgacagAATATTAATATTACAAGTTAATAGACATGACAACATAATTTGGTTCTCCGCATGCTGAGAACAGCTTACAATCTAAGACATTTAGAATATATAAAGTAAAATCTTAGTGACTAAGGAAAACCTTGTTCGTTTCGCTCACTCCGACATtctttatcttttatattttactaaatatgtttacattattacttttttgaagGAGCATTGAGAGATACTAATTTCTGCTGGAAAATGTAAAGACATTGactgtgatgatgatgatgttgttgtccTTCTTGATCATCTTTACAAACCATTTGTGATGGTGCGACAatcaaatattatcaaataatcaTTGATGGGTGCCCAATATCGGCGATAATGAGCTACCGGAATGATAATCCATCATAGATTTTCATTAAACTTTCAATTTTCTTGAAAaccataaaacaaacataatatgatGTCAAGTGATGAGTCAtgacatgatacatgtacatccaAGTTTGTGCTatgaatgtataaaaataatgccttttttaaatacatcCTTCTGCCAtacaatacattgtataatgggccacttttgaaatataatttgaagACATAGAActtgttgaaaaaaacacataaatatttttcataccaattttttttatacatttcaaaatcGTATAACCAACTGGATGATCGATTATAGTTGTTCATTGTGATTCGGTTATCGATTTTGGTTGTCCATTttgatgtattgattttgaagttattctgaTTATCCACAACTACAAACCATACTGACCTTGTTTTGAGGGAGAGATTTGGAAAGACATTGCCCAGGCAGTCAGGCAGTGTGAGACAGGCCTCCACTACCAGCAGACTGAAACATGTACTACATTCCTTATTAATTGTCCAGTTAGCAAAATGGTAAGTGCACTCTCACCAAGCGACCGGGGTTTGAATCCCAGCCCATGTGCATGTGAATTTGGTTAGTGGTTAGATGGACAAGTTGATTATCTCCGGGTACtccaacacaagaccacactcttgcgcaacatcgtgccaacgaatGACTTAgaataagttatcataactttctgcACAATCGTTGTGAAATATATAAGGTTTAAACTAATCCTTACTTAgacaattaaaacacatgtaCTGGTAGGTATAAAAAACAATTCTCCTTACAAGGTCAACCCGGAATCTCTAATTTAATACCTTTAATGTTCTGATCACTACAATTCTTAAACTCTAaacttaacattaaaaatactcAGTTAagtttacatgaacaataaatgtaatgtataaatatacactGTTGTTGATGTTTGCGGGTTACTTCCCACAGAAATGCATCTCCACAAAAACAAAGAATTCCTTTACTTGACTTCTTACCCATTTTCTGACTGTGTGTCAGCTGTGATGTTAAGACAATCTTTCAGTAAGCTCCATACAGTCTCTGCCTCATTTTCCAGCGCTGGAGCTGGACCAATTTCCCCTCTAAGGGTTTGATCAGTTGAAACTTTGGTTGGGTCTCCGTTTCCGTGGAGGGGGCTACATTCCACATGAGTTGGGCTTTTTTTCAAGCCTTCATCCATAGGCTCTGGGCCATTCTGTCTACATGTCAGAATGTCTTTATCTATGGTTGGACAAGACAGTATCAGGTTAACCACAAGCAGAACATACTCCTGTAGTTTGTTGTCCTCTGCCTTCAAAAGGTCCCTGAAATCATAATaaagtgtaaataaaaattcaaatacTCACTGATGTATCACATAGCTTATGATTCATGTATCTTTCgaagtttttgcatatttttccagTTCGAACATAT
The sequence above is drawn from the Mya arenaria isolate MELC-2E11 chromosome 14, ASM2691426v1 genome and encodes:
- the LOC128217698 gene encoding ataxin-10-like; the encoded protein is MAALTDFQEIKLLLSEEGSIKLENAGAIFKTIDDFISTTLKSLSDRKFTCDSSLVEVLELIFTSFIAREPLNEGVLCLTNCFRLCRNLLAIDPSCQAEFLTSTLLQQTCSVLYKVLNKQQRSENEIVLLRCSVQFLGNFCSGNKANTYEVWKHCRQLFRDLLKAEDNKLQEYVLLVVNLILSCPTIDKDILTCRQNGPEPMDEGLKKSPTHVECSPLHGNGDPTKVSTDQTLRGEIGPAPALENEAETVWSLLKDCLNITADTQSENGLLVVEACLTLPDCLGNVFPNLSLKTRLLALEVSLSILGRLSDGSPGGGGGGADPPAHQPPHISNLLFLAADFVHQHSLIPELASTHSAEDKVLCIVKELECLCLATALHQMYATLQDNDQLLTTAIKLLSDIEDLGSQEGGVFSPVDKISRGSEVNTDHPVYGLKRDLIQLVANLVYRNTHNQNMVRELDAIPLILNKTTIDARNPFICQWAVFAAHNLTEGNEENRAYIRALRLEGMANNQALLDEMGLSAEMKGDRVVVKKAKTN